Proteins encoded in a region of the Acidobacteriota bacterium genome:
- a CDS encoding serine hydrolase, protein MTKQLTFLLLMTMTVAFAFTANAQTAQPRVDELDRYIGAAQKTWDIPGISVAVVQDGKVLLSKGYGVRDIGKPEAVDNRTLFGAMSTTKAMTAVAMGLLVDEGKLKWDDNVIDHLPGFRVNDPYITSQLKVRDLFTHNAGMPNTDILWAWAFDYSSDEILRRMQHVSPVYPFRGGFVYQNVMYLVAGKIIEKVSGMTWERFMMERVFAPLGMKNTFATIRGGLSYANRSSAHYRIDGKVEVIPEMYADEIGPAGSVWSTSDDMAIWMNFLLNNHRVDGKPFVSQTILNEIFRPQVMTTPAAYPTYSILKPNWATYGLGWFQHDYRGLKADIHTGSLAGRTAIVGLLRDKKVGVYVFGNIDQTQLRHALVYKVFDVFGFDDPKGRDWSVEFKKMYDELEANAEKQSSAQLAANLKDTKPSRPLSAYAGRYRDDFIGEIEVRFSNEKLRLMINGKPVGELEHRQVDAFNVKWEQRWRGISIVTFNLNPVNGNVSGVQVAGRTLNRISK, encoded by the coding sequence ATGACGAAACAACTTACATTCCTTTTGCTGATGACAATGACAGTCGCGTTCGCTTTTACTGCGAATGCGCAGACTGCCCAACCTCGAGTTGACGAGCTTGACCGATACATTGGAGCAGCACAGAAAACGTGGGACATTCCAGGCATTTCGGTCGCTGTCGTTCAGGATGGCAAAGTCCTGCTCTCAAAGGGTTATGGCGTTCGCGATATCGGTAAGCCCGAGGCCGTTGACAACCGAACGCTCTTTGGCGCGATGTCAACGACCAAGGCGATGACCGCCGTCGCGATGGGATTGCTTGTTGACGAAGGCAAGCTCAAATGGGACGACAACGTCATCGACCACCTTCCTGGATTCAGGGTCAACGACCCCTATATCACGAGCCAGCTAAAGGTGCGCGACCTGTTCACACACAACGCCGGTATGCCGAACACCGACATTTTGTGGGCGTGGGCCTTTGATTATTCAAGCGATGAAATTCTCAGACGAATGCAGCACGTTTCGCCGGTATATCCATTTCGCGGCGGGTTTGTGTACCAGAACGTAATGTATTTGGTCGCGGGCAAGATCATCGAAAAGGTCTCGGGAATGACGTGGGAGCGGTTCATGATGGAACGAGTATTCGCGCCGCTTGGAATGAAGAACACATTTGCGACGATCCGCGGCGGACTAAGCTACGCAAACCGTTCGTCGGCTCATTACAGGATCGACGGCAAGGTCGAGGTCATTCCCGAAATGTATGCCGATGAGATCGGCCCGGCGGGCTCGGTTTGGTCAACCTCCGACGATATGGCGATCTGGATGAACTTCTTGTTGAATAACCACAGGGTGGACGGCAAGCCGTTCGTTAGCCAAACAATATTGAACGAGATCTTTCGCCCGCAAGTTATGACGACGCCTGCCGCGTATCCGACGTATAGCATTCTGAAACCAAACTGGGCGACATACGGTCTGGGGTGGTTTCAGCACGATTACCGCGGGCTGAAGGCTGATATCCACACGGGTAGCCTTGCGGGCAGGACCGCGATAGTTGGTTTGCTTAGGGACAAAAAGGTCGGCGTTTACGTCTTTGGCAATATCGATCAGACCCAGCTCAGGCATGCACTCGTTTACAAGGTGTTTGACGTCTTCGGTTTCGACGATCCGAAGGGCCGCGATTGGAGCGTGGAATTCAAAAAGATGTACGACGAGCTCGAAGCGAATGCTGAAAAGCAATCAAGCGCACAGCTCGCCGCGAACCTGAAAGATACGAAGCCGAGCCGGCCTCTGTCCGCATATGCGGGGCGTTACCGCGACGACTTTATAGGCGAGATCGAGGTCAGGTTTTCAAACGAAAAACTTCGTCTGATGATAAACGGTAAGCCCGTCGGAGAACTCGAACATCGACAGGTCGATGCATTCAACGTGAAGTGGGAGCAACGGTGGCGCGGAATCTCTATCGTGACATTCAATCTCAACCCTGTGAACGGCAACGTTTCTGGCGTTCAGGTCGCCGGGCGTACGCTCAACCGTATCTCCAAATAG
- a CDS encoding glucose 1-dehydrogenase: protein MKDKVALITGASSGIGRATATAFAAKGASVVLAARRQEELDTLVAEIEAAGGKATAIKTDVSNAQDVEKMVAHAIATFGRLDYAVNNAGIEGRIANIVDLEEDDWDKVLDINLKGNYLCLRYEARAMLDGGHGGAIVNVGSVNSFLGFGSGAAYVASKHGQVGLTTSASAELAPHGIRVNIVCPGFVDTPMHQRIRGIIGDEPFDNAMVPQVHVRRVGKPEEIASAILFLCSDEASYITGTTLTPDGGFTMTV from the coding sequence ATGAAAGATAAAGTTGCACTGATAACTGGAGCGAGCAGCGGGATCGGGAGGGCGACGGCCACGGCGTTTGCCGCCAAGGGGGCGAGCGTAGTGCTTGCGGCCAGACGGCAAGAGGAGCTCGACACGCTGGTGGCTGAGATCGAGGCCGCTGGCGGGAAAGCGACTGCTATCAAGACCGATGTGTCCAATGCTCAGGACGTCGAGAAGATGGTGGCTCACGCTATCGCGACGTTTGGACGGCTCGATTACGCGGTGAATAATGCCGGCATCGAAGGCAGGATCGCGAACATTGTCGATCTCGAGGAAGATGACTGGGACAAGGTCCTCGACATCAACCTGAAAGGTAACTATCTATGTCTGCGATACGAGGCACGAGCGATGCTCGATGGCGGGCACGGCGGAGCGATAGTCAATGTAGGCTCGGTGAACTCTTTTCTCGGTTTCGGGTCAGGAGCCGCATATGTCGCTTCGAAGCACGGACAGGTCGGCTTGACGACAAGCGCGTCCGCCGAGCTCGCACCGCACGGAATCAGAGTAAACATCGTCTGCCCGGGGTTTGTTGATACGCCGATGCACCAACGGATCCGCGGCATCATCGGCGACGAGCCTTTCGATAATGCCATGGTGCCGCAGGTCCACGTCCGACGCGTCGGCAAGCCGGAAGAGATCGCGTCCGCGATCTTGTTCCTTTGTTCCGACGAAGCAAGCTACATAACTGGCACTACTCTTACACCGGACGGAGGATTTACGATGACGGTTTAA
- a CDS encoding cyclase family protein encodes MAIVGIAMFAGLMLAQEKPCPTASNFGPNDQIGNINHVTPAKTLAASKLVTTGKAYRLGIETNKNTAAYGHRTFSLTVLQPDQAGGASWGPTKTTFNDDLITGWIGVGSQIDGLGHAGIDGLYFNCNKANDFSRVDGLTKLGIENVPAIATRAVLLDMAGYLGTDIVKEGVAFNRAEIEGAMKRQGLRAIEKGDIVLLYTGWMSLLGKDDKRFIAANPGLGREGARYLASLGVAAVGADTANFEVIPFEKDAGLYEVHQILLAENGIYILENLKLDEMARDKAWESFFTLGPTRITGSVQAWINPIAIR; translated from the coding sequence ATGGCGATCGTAGGCATTGCCATGTTTGCGGGCCTAATGCTCGCTCAAGAAAAGCCGTGTCCAACGGCGTCAAATTTTGGCCCGAACGATCAGATCGGGAACATCAACCACGTCACCCCTGCGAAGACGCTTGCCGCGTCGAAACTGGTGACGACGGGAAAGGCCTATCGGCTCGGTATTGAGACCAATAAGAACACGGCGGCATATGGCCATCGCACGTTTTCGCTCACAGTGTTACAACCGGACCAGGCCGGCGGTGCATCGTGGGGGCCGACGAAGACGACTTTTAACGATGACCTTATAACGGGATGGATCGGCGTCGGTTCGCAAATCGACGGTCTGGGTCACGCAGGAATTGACGGGCTTTATTTTAACTGCAACAAGGCAAACGACTTTTCTCGAGTAGACGGCCTTACAAAACTCGGGATCGAAAATGTTCCGGCTATTGCTACGCGAGCCGTTTTGCTCGACATGGCAGGCTATCTCGGAACCGATATTGTGAAGGAAGGCGTCGCTTTTAACCGGGCCGAGATCGAAGGTGCAATGAAACGGCAGGGCCTCAGAGCGATCGAAAAAGGCGACATCGTACTACTTTATACAGGATGGATGAGCCTTTTGGGCAAGGACGACAAGCGATTCATCGCGGCTAATCCCGGCCTCGGCCGTGAAGGAGCCCGCTATCTCGCCTCGCTGGGCGTTGCCGCGGTCGGTGCTGACACAGCAAATTTCGAGGTGATCCCATTTGAAAAGGATGCGGGACTCTATGAGGTTCATCAGATACTTCTCGCCGAAAATGGGATCTACATTCTCGAAAACCTCAAACTTGACGAGATGGCACGAGACAAAGCCTGGGAGTCGTTCTTCACCCTAGGCCCGACGCGGATAACCGGCAGCGTGCAGGCGTGGATCAACCCTATCGCGATAAGGTGA
- a CDS encoding nuclear transport factor 2 family protein, which produces MTTASAQSGEREAIAKVIDTYISGGISGKSSDMQPAFHPTATIHGYLGEDLIAGPIQGLFDWIDGNGPAAELKSNIANIDIEGTIATVRLELDNWTGHRFTDMFTLLKTDGEWKIISKVFYLHPEV; this is translated from the coding sequence ATGACAACAGCATCAGCACAGTCTGGCGAACGCGAAGCGATCGCTAAAGTGATCGACACCTACATTAGTGGCGGCATTTCGGGCAAAAGCTCGGATATGCAGCCCGCCTTTCACCCGACCGCGACCATCCACGGTTATCTTGGCGAAGATCTGATCGCCGGGCCGATCCAGGGCCTTTTCGATTGGATCGACGGCAATGGCCCCGCAGCCGAATTGAAGTCGAACATCGCCAACATCGATATCGAAGGCACCATCGCCACCGTCCGCCTCGAACTCGACAACTGGACCGGCCACCGGTTCACAGATATGTTCACGCTGCTCAAAACCGACGGCGAGTGGAAGATCATCAGCAAGGTGTTCTACTTGCACCCCGAGGTCTGA